A genome region from Jeongeupia sp. HS-3 includes the following:
- a CDS encoding NusG domain II-containing protein gives MLLIIASAIWGWQGGRAAQVRVYQGGKLFAQVDLAATRTLVVPGPLGDTVIEIAAGKARIAADPSPRQYCVREGWLTQAGEAAICLPNRTSVELVGNGGRGFDSLSY, from the coding sequence TTGCTGCTGATCATCGCTAGCGCGATCTGGGGTTGGCAGGGCGGCCGCGCCGCGCAGGTGCGGGTATATCAGGGCGGCAAACTGTTCGCTCAGGTTGATCTGGCCGCGACGCGCACGCTGGTCGTGCCGGGGCCGCTGGGCGATACGGTCATTGAGATCGCGGCCGGCAAGGCGCGCATCGCGGCCGATCCAAGCCCGCGACAATACTGCGTGCGTGAAGGCTGGCTGACGCAAGCCGGCGAGGCGGCCATCTGTTTGCCGAACCGCACCAGTGTCGAGCTGGTCGGCAATGGGGGGAGGGGATTTGACAGCCTCAGTTACTGA
- a CDS encoding RNA polymerase factor sigma-54 — protein MKQSLQLRLSQQLNLTPQLQQSIKLLQLSTLDFQQEVERFLAENPLLERGEDNHASSEGEGSAEAPTENSSSDDAPASESAFDNDDWGWEGSGGGARGSGDDDDDFDPASNIARELTLREHLLAQAGLLPIPLRDRAALTWLIDALDDDGFLTQPLEEILALLPAELAGEFEFESDDLAIALARLKQLEPLGVGAKDMAESLALQLAVLPLSDARQLALGIVRDSLDLLAARDYTRLKRRLKCDETELKAAQALIVSLNPRPGAQWSDESSHYVVADVLVSKLKGQWRVRLNDAARPKLRVNRMYADILQRSDGGSMARELQEAKWLVKSVQQRFDTILRVGQAIVDKQSAFFEHGEIAMRPLVLRDIASELDLHESTVSRVTTQKYMLTPRGIFEYKYFFGSHVETEAGGEASATAIKAQIRQLIQQEDKQKPLSDSAIADALAGQGVVVARRTVAKYREAMQISPVNLRKCL, from the coding sequence ATGAAGCAATCGCTGCAACTTCGCCTTTCGCAACAGCTCAATCTGACGCCGCAGCTGCAGCAGTCGATCAAGCTGCTGCAGTTGTCGACGCTTGATTTCCAACAGGAGGTCGAGCGCTTCCTGGCCGAAAACCCGCTGCTTGAGCGCGGCGAAGACAATCACGCCTCAAGCGAAGGCGAAGGTAGTGCCGAAGCGCCGACCGAGAACAGCAGCAGCGACGATGCGCCGGCGAGCGAGTCGGCGTTCGACAACGACGACTGGGGCTGGGAAGGCAGTGGCGGCGGCGCGCGTGGCAGCGGTGATGACGACGATGATTTCGACCCCGCCAGCAACATCGCCCGCGAGCTGACCCTGCGCGAGCATCTGCTGGCGCAAGCCGGGCTGCTGCCGATTCCGTTGCGGGATCGCGCCGCGCTGACCTGGTTGATCGACGCGCTCGACGACGACGGCTTTCTGACCCAGCCGCTTGAGGAAATCCTCGCGCTGTTGCCGGCGGAACTTGCCGGCGAGTTCGAGTTCGAATCCGATGACCTTGCGATTGCCCTGGCGCGGCTCAAGCAGCTCGAACCGCTGGGCGTCGGCGCGAAAGATATGGCCGAGTCGCTGGCTTTGCAACTGGCGGTCTTGCCACTCTCTGACGCACGTCAACTTGCGTTGGGGATTGTGCGGGACAGCCTCGATTTGCTCGCGGCACGGGACTACACTAGGTTGAAACGTCGCCTGAAATGCGATGAAACGGAGCTGAAGGCAGCGCAAGCGCTGATCGTCAGCCTGAATCCGCGGCCAGGCGCGCAATGGAGCGACGAATCGTCGCATTATGTTGTCGCTGATGTACTGGTCAGCAAGCTCAAGGGGCAGTGGCGAGTGCGCTTGAACGACGCGGCCAGACCCAAGCTCAGGGTCAATCGGATGTACGCCGATATCCTGCAACGCAGTGATGGCGGTTCGATGGCCCGCGAGTTGCAGGAAGCCAAATGGCTGGTCAAGAGTGTCCAGCAGCGTTTCGACACCATCCTGCGCGTCGGTCAGGCGATCGTTGATAAGCAAAGCGCGTTCTTTGAACATGGTGAAATCGCGATGCGGCCCTTGGTGCTGCGCGATATTGCCTCCGAGCTTGATCTGCACGAATCCACCGTTTCGCGGGTGACCACCCAGAAGTACATGCTCACGCCGCGCGGAATTTTCGAGTACAAGTATTTCTTCGGCAGCCATGTCGAAACCGAAGCCGGCGGGGAAGCTTCCGCTACTGCGATCAAGGCGCAGATTCGCCAGCTGATCCAGCAAGAGGACAAGCAAAAGCCTTTATCGGATAGTGCCATCGCTGATGCGTTGGCGGGGCAAGGGGTCGTGGTTGCGCGACGAACCGTTGCCAAGTACAGGGAGGCGATGCAAATCTCTCCCGTCAATCTGCGCAAATGCCTGTAA
- the lptA gene encoding lipopolysaccharide transport periplasmic protein LptA: MSRRRRAVEFAALTLLAASAVQAETADREKPMNIEADHANFDQKNNIGVYTGNVIMVQGTMTLKAAKVTMRQDADGNQFSQGEGSPVKFRQRMDTGEWIDANSLRYDYDSKTGILKLINKAWVRRDTGDEVIGDVIVYDMASSTYQAQTDGKPGSRVNITLIPKKKDASAPAGKAAAKPAAKPAASKPAEAASAPKARSSSWSKDAQ; the protein is encoded by the coding sequence ATGTCCCGCCGCCGCCGCGCCGTTGAGTTTGCTGCGCTGACCCTGCTGGCCGCCTCCGCCGTCCAGGCAGAAACTGCCGACCGCGAAAAGCCGATGAATATCGAGGCGGATCACGCCAACTTCGATCAGAAGAACAATATTGGCGTCTATACCGGCAATGTCATCATGGTGCAGGGCACGATGACGCTGAAGGCCGCCAAGGTCACCATGCGTCAGGACGCCGACGGCAACCAGTTCTCGCAAGGCGAAGGCAGTCCGGTCAAGTTCCGGCAGCGCATGGATACCGGCGAATGGATCGATGCCAACTCGCTGCGTTACGACTACGACAGCAAGACCGGCATTCTCAAGCTGATCAACAAGGCCTGGGTGCGCCGCGATACCGGTGACGAAGTGATTGGCGACGTAATCGTCTACGATATGGCCTCGTCGACGTATCAGGCGCAGACCGATGGCAAACCGGGCAGTCGGGTCAATATCACGCTGATCCCGAAGAAAAAGGATGCCAGCGCACCCGCTGGCAAGGCCGCAGCAAAGCCGGCGGCGAAACCTGCCGCCAGCAAGCCCGCCGAGGCGGCGAGCGCGCCAAAAGCGCGCAGCAGCTCCTGGAGCAAGGACGCACAATGA
- a CDS encoding HAD family hydrolase: MQEKARAVRLMIFDVDGVMTDGGLYYNDAGEEMKAFNSLDGHGLRMLQQTGVRVAIITGRTSRLLEHRASNLGIDFVYQGSHDKLATFGELLAAAGVAAEECGYMGDDVIDLPVMRRAAFAVAVPDSPDIVLQNAHYVTVRGGGRGAVREVCEVIMQAQGTYDGLIAHYLR, from the coding sequence ATGCAGGAAAAAGCACGTGCCGTGCGGCTGATGATTTTTGACGTGGACGGCGTCATGACCGATGGTGGTCTGTATTACAACGATGCGGGTGAAGAAATGAAGGCCTTCAATTCGCTCGACGGTCATGGTCTGCGCATGCTGCAGCAAACCGGAGTGAGGGTCGCGATCATCACCGGCCGGACCTCCCGACTGCTAGAACACCGCGCCAGCAATCTTGGCATCGACTTCGTTTATCAGGGCTCGCACGACAAGCTGGCGACGTTCGGCGAATTGCTCGCAGCCGCCGGTGTCGCCGCCGAGGAGTGCGGCTATATGGGTGATGACGTGATTGATCTGCCGGTGATGCGTCGCGCGGCCTTTGCCGTTGCGGTACCGGATTCGCCCGACATCGTGTTGCAGAATGCGCACTACGTCACCGTTCGCGGCGGTGGTCGTGGCGCGGTGCGCGAAGTGTGCGAGGTGATCATGCAGGCGCAAGGCACTTACGATGGGCTGATCGCCCACTACCTGCGTTGA
- the hpf gene encoding ribosome hibernation-promoting factor, HPF/YfiA family — protein sequence MNLNISGHHLEVTPAIRDYITSKLDRITRHFDAVIEVGVVLSVERLQQKIEATVHVPGKAIHVEAIDEDMYAAIDALADKLDRQVVKHKEKRNDHDGESIRRQVVAEE from the coding sequence ATGAACCTCAATATCAGCGGCCATCACCTCGAAGTGACTCCGGCGATTCGTGATTACATCACGAGTAAACTCGACCGAATCACACGCCATTTTGACGCGGTGATCGAAGTGGGCGTCGTCCTGTCGGTCGAACGCCTGCAGCAGAAAATTGAGGCAACCGTGCATGTGCCGGGTAAGGCGATCCACGTGGAGGCAATTGACGAAGACATGTATGCCGCGATCGACGCGCTGGCCGACAAGCTTGACCGGCAGGTCGTCAAGCACAAGGAAAAACGGAATGATCACGATGGCGAGAGCATCCGCCGTCAGGTCGTAGCGGAGGAGTAA
- a CDS encoding SIS domain-containing protein, with translation MSENTQSRSLAQARQVLTIEADAIAAMANRLDHRFDAACALLLGCPGRVVVTGMGKSGHIARKIAATLASTGTTAMFVHPAEALHGDLGMITADDVVLALSYSGESDELLSILPSLKRMGVKVIAMTGREDSTLGRAADIWLDAAVAQEACPLNLAPTASTTAALALGDALAVALLDARGFKAEDFALSHPGGSLGRRLLVLVRDVMHAGDELPVVRDDVLLRDALMEISRKGMGMTAVVDAAGALVGVFTDGDLRRALDEGRDVMSTPVAQVMTRNPLTIDADHLAAEAVQVMEKRRINGLLVLDAGKLAGALNMHDLLRARVV, from the coding sequence ATGAGTGAAAACACGCAATCCAGATCGCTGGCGCAAGCCCGGCAGGTGCTGACGATCGAAGCCGACGCGATTGCCGCGATGGCCAACCGGCTGGACCACCGTTTTGATGCCGCCTGCGCGCTGCTGCTTGGCTGCCCCGGTCGGGTCGTCGTGACCGGCATGGGCAAATCGGGCCACATCGCCCGCAAGATCGCCGCGACGCTGGCGAGTACCGGCACCACGGCGATGTTCGTCCACCCGGCCGAGGCCTTGCATGGCGATCTGGGCATGATCACCGCCGATGATGTGGTGCTGGCACTGTCGTATTCGGGCGAAAGTGATGAATTATTGTCCATCCTGCCCAGCCTGAAGCGCATGGGCGTCAAGGTGATCGCGATGACCGGGCGCGAGGATTCGACGCTGGGTCGCGCCGCCGATATCTGGCTCGACGCCGCTGTCGCGCAGGAAGCCTGCCCGCTGAATCTGGCCCCGACCGCGAGTACGACTGCGGCGCTGGCGCTCGGCGACGCGCTCGCGGTGGCGCTGCTCGACGCACGCGGTTTCAAGGCCGAGGATTTTGCGTTGTCCCACCCCGGCGGCAGTCTGGGTCGGCGCCTGCTGGTACTCGTGCGCGATGTGATGCACGCCGGCGACGAGCTGCCGGTTGTGCGCGATGATGTGCTGCTGCGCGATGCATTGATGGAAATCAGCCGCAAGGGAATGGGCATGACCGCCGTGGTCGACGCCGCCGGTGCACTGGTCGGGGTCTTCACCGATGGTGACCTGCGCCGTGCGCTCGACGAGGGGCGCGACGTGATGTCGACGCCGGTCGCGCAAGTGATGACCCGCAATCCTTTGACGATCGATGCCGATCATCTGGCCGCCGAGGCGGTGCAAGTGATGGAAAAGCGCCGTATCAACGGCTTGCTGGTGCTCGACGCCGGCAAGCTTGCCGGTGCGCTGAACATGCACGATCTGTTGCGGGCCCGGGTCGTCTGA
- the lptC gene encoding LPS export ABC transporter periplasmic protein LptC — protein sequence MMGGLSTKLLPIVLLATLGALVLILNEVARVPSFEQPERPSDPDLVAHGATAFRFGQDGKLLSRIYADRLRHYPKGDTNWLDQPRIHYTKPDSAELTVVGARARTEQNGTLVWFPDDAKLTRAPTADKPQLDVVSSDVWVKPNERYVWSKAPMTGTMGAYTLSGTGFKADLDKETLELLSKVSTIYVPPPPRR from the coding sequence ATGATGGGCGGACTGTCGACCAAACTTTTGCCGATTGTCTTGCTGGCGACACTGGGGGCGCTGGTGCTGATCCTCAACGAGGTCGCCCGTGTGCCCTCGTTCGAGCAGCCCGAGCGACCGAGTGATCCGGACCTGGTGGCGCATGGCGCGACCGCGTTCCGTTTCGGCCAGGATGGCAAGCTGCTGTCGCGCATTTATGCCGACCGGCTTCGCCATTACCCCAAGGGCGACACCAACTGGCTGGATCAGCCGCGTATCCACTACACCAAGCCCGATTCGGCCGAGCTGACCGTCGTTGGCGCACGCGCACGCACCGAACAAAATGGTACTCTCGTCTGGTTTCCCGATGATGCCAAGCTGACCCGGGCGCCGACTGCGGACAAGCCGCAGCTTGATGTGGTGAGCTCGGATGTATGGGTCAAACCGAACGAACGCTACGTCTGGTCCAAGGCGCCGATGACCGGCACCATGGGCGCATACACCCTGTCCGGTACCGGCTTCAAGGCCGACCTCGACAAGGAAACCCTGGAACTTCTCTCCAAAGTGAGCACCATCTATGTCCCGCCGCCGCCGCGCCGTTGA
- the rapZ gene encoding RNase adapter RapZ, with translation MSWSRQQVVLLSGLSGAGKSVALKALEDLGYFCIDNLPAPLLPQTVAMLDEDGYPRVAIAIDARSAHNLASFPLHYEALVELGLDVRLMYLESNNETLVKRFSETRRSHPLANGELTVSESIQLEREMLSYFAELAHRIDTSGLSANQLRAWVREFVALDRSKLTLIVQSFGFKHGLPLDADFVFDVRCLPNPHYDPVMRPLTGKDQPVIDFLERQPQVGRYLTHVLGFLERWLPEFDRDNRSYVTLAIGCTGGQHRSVYLAEQLGKHFSTHRQVLIRHREQYP, from the coding sequence ATGTCCTGGAGTCGTCAACAGGTAGTGCTGTTGTCCGGCCTGTCCGGCGCCGGCAAGAGTGTTGCGCTCAAGGCCCTGGAGGACCTCGGTTACTTCTGTATCGATAATCTGCCGGCGCCCTTGTTGCCACAAACGGTAGCGATGCTCGACGAGGATGGCTATCCGCGCGTGGCCATCGCCATCGATGCGCGCAGCGCGCACAACCTGGCCAGCTTTCCGCTGCACTACGAGGCTTTGGTGGAGCTTGGGCTGGATGTGCGCCTGATGTATCTGGAATCGAACAACGAAACGCTGGTGAAGCGTTTCTCCGAGACACGTCGCAGTCATCCGCTCGCCAATGGCGAGCTGACGGTGAGCGAATCGATCCAGCTTGAGCGCGAAATGCTGTCCTATTTTGCCGAGCTGGCGCACCGCATCGATACCAGCGGCTTGTCGGCCAACCAGCTACGCGCCTGGGTACGCGAGTTCGTCGCACTCGACCGCAGCAAGCTGACCTTGATCGTGCAGTCGTTCGGCTTCAAGCATGGGCTGCCTCTGGATGCCGATTTCGTGTTTGACGTTCGTTGCCTGCCCAACCCGCATTACGACCCGGTGATGCGGCCGCTGACGGGCAAGGATCAGCCGGTGATCGATTTTCTCGAGCGCCAGCCGCAGGTTGGCCGCTATCTCACGCATGTGCTTGGGTTCCTTGAGCGCTGGTTGCCCGAGTTCGATCGCGATAATCGCAGCTATGTGACCCTTGCGATCGGTTGCACTGGGGGACAACACCGTTCGGTGTATCTGGCTGAACAACTGGGCAAGCATTTCTCCACGCATCGGCAGGTGTTGATACGGCATCGCGAGCAATATCCCTGA
- the hprK gene encoding HPr(Ser) kinase/phosphatase encodes MPQITTRQLFIDNAEKLRLTWVAGQSGANNLLTNDSAEQKPILALVGHLNFIHPNRIQVLGIAETKYFLDLSPEAQRESVDLLFASEMAAMIIANGQPVPDALREGAERHHVPLLTSPEQSPYLMDVLRYYLAKALAVSTHLHGVFLDVLEVGVLLTGESSMGKSELALELISRGHGLVADDVVEVYRTNPETLEGRCPPMLRDFLEVRGIGVLNIRTIFGETAVRPKKTLKLIIHLAKAGGDTLAPIDRLQMQAATQEILGVPTRKLVIPVAAGRNLAVLVEAAVRNYILQLRGIDSTREFIERHQRFMEMGE; translated from the coding sequence ATGCCGCAGATCACGACCAGGCAACTCTTCATTGATAATGCCGAGAAGCTGCGGCTGACCTGGGTTGCCGGCCAGTCCGGCGCCAACAATCTGCTCACGAATGATTCTGCCGAGCAGAAGCCCATTCTGGCGCTGGTTGGCCACCTGAACTTCATTCACCCGAACCGGATTCAGGTGCTCGGCATTGCCGAGACCAAGTACTTTCTCGACCTCTCGCCCGAGGCGCAGCGTGAGTCGGTCGACCTGCTGTTTGCCAGCGAAATGGCGGCAATGATCATTGCCAACGGCCAGCCTGTTCCCGATGCCTTGCGCGAGGGCGCCGAGCGTCATCACGTACCGCTGTTGACCAGTCCTGAACAATCGCCCTATCTGATGGATGTGCTGCGCTACTATCTGGCCAAGGCGCTGGCGGTATCGACCCATCTGCATGGCGTGTTCCTCGATGTACTCGAAGTCGGCGTGCTGCTGACCGGTGAATCGTCGATGGGTAAGAGCGAGCTGGCGCTGGAGTTGATTTCGCGCGGCCACGGTCTCGTTGCCGACGATGTGGTCGAGGTGTATCGCACCAATCCCGAAACGCTCGAAGGCCGCTGCCCGCCGATGTTGCGTGATTTCCTTGAGGTGCGCGGGATCGGCGTGCTGAATATCCGCACCATTTTCGGCGAAACCGCCGTGCGGCCGAAAAAGACGCTGAAGCTCATCATTCATCTGGCCAAGGCCGGCGGAGATACGCTGGCACCGATTGACCGTTTGCAAATGCAGGCGGCGACGCAAGAAATCCTTGGTGTGCCAACGCGTAAACTGGTGATCCCCGTGGCCGCCGGCCGCAACCTGGCGGTATTGGTCGAGGCCGCGGTGCGAAACTACATTCTGCAATTGCGCGGTATTGATTCAACCCGCGAGTTTATCGAACGCCATCAGCGTTTCATGGAAATGGGTGAGTAG
- the lptB gene encoding LPS export ABC transporter ATP-binding protein: protein MSEGKAVLSAGGLMKRYKKRTVVKDVSIDVAAGEVVGLLGPNGAGKTTSFYMIVGLVAKDGGEIRLDDIDIGHLPMHERARMGVGYLPQEASIFRKMTVEQNILAVLELHVADRVERARQLDALLEDLHISHLRENNAMSLSGGERRRAEIARALAASPRFILLDEPFAGVDPIAVMDIQRIIRFLKERGIGVLITDHNVRETLGICDRAYIISEGSVMASGLPSEIIADEQVRRVYLGEHFRM from the coding sequence ATGAGCGAAGGCAAGGCCGTGCTGAGCGCCGGTGGCTTGATGAAGCGCTATAAAAAGCGCACCGTCGTCAAGGACGTGTCGATCGATGTCGCCGCCGGTGAGGTTGTCGGTCTGCTGGGCCCAAATGGTGCCGGCAAAACGACGAGCTTTTATATGATCGTTGGCCTTGTTGCCAAGGATGGCGGTGAAATCCGCCTGGACGACATCGATATCGGCCATCTGCCGATGCACGAACGTGCCCGCATGGGCGTCGGCTATCTGCCGCAAGAGGCGTCGATTTTCCGCAAGATGACGGTCGAGCAGAACATTCTGGCGGTGCTCGAGCTGCACGTTGCCGACAGGGTCGAACGCGCCCGGCAGCTTGATGCGCTACTCGAAGATCTGCATATCTCGCATCTGCGTGAAAACAATGCCATGAGCCTCTCCGGCGGCGAGCGCCGTCGTGCCGAGATTGCCCGTGCACTGGCGGCGAGCCCGCGCTTCATCCTGCTGGACGAGCCGTTCGCCGGCGTCGACCCGATCGCGGTGATGGACATCCAGCGCATCATTCGCTTCCTCAAGGAACGCGGTATCGGAGTCCTGATTACCGACCACAATGTGCGCGAAACGCTGGGGATCTGCGATCGTGCGTACATCATCTCCGAAGGCTCGGTGATGGCCTCGGGCTTGCCGAGCGAAATCATCGCCGATGAACAGGTACGCAGGGTTTATCTCGGTGAACATTTCCGGATGTAA
- a CDS encoding Gx transporter family protein, producing MPDADDVRVARLAAAAIALAVIEAGIPSPIPGIKPGLANIVTLYALMRYGWGIAAWVAMLRIFGGAILLGGFLSPGFVLSLAGGVLSLLVLAPAQYLPKRWFGVVTLSLLAAFSHIAGQLIVARLWLIPHDGLKHLVPLFAAAAWGFGLANGLIAAKLLEDTPQT from the coding sequence GTGCCTGACGCCGACGATGTCCGCGTTGCCCGGCTGGCGGCGGCGGCGATTGCGCTGGCGGTGATCGAAGCAGGGATTCCGTCGCCGATTCCCGGCATCAAGCCCGGGCTGGCCAATATCGTCACCTTGTATGCGCTGATGCGCTACGGCTGGGGCATCGCCGCGTGGGTGGCGATGCTGCGTATTTTCGGCGGCGCGATCCTGCTCGGTGGATTCCTGTCGCCGGGTTTCGTGCTCAGTCTGGCTGGCGGCGTGCTCAGCCTGCTGGTGCTGGCACCGGCGCAATACCTGCCCAAGCGCTGGTTCGGCGTGGTGACATTGTCGCTGCTGGCTGCGTTTTCCCATATTGCCGGCCAGTTGATCGTCGCACGACTCTGGCTGATCCCGCACGACGGCTTGAAACATCTGGTGCCCTTGTTCGCCGCCGCGGCCTGGGGCTTTGGTCTTGCCAACGGCCTGATCGCCGCAAAATTGCTTGAGGACACACCGCAAACATGA
- a CDS encoding PTS sugar transporter subunit IIA gives MSLISKILPTQNVFLDMDVGSKKRVFEQVGILFENSHGIARSVIFDSLFAREKLGSTGLGQGVAIPHGRIKGLKEATGAFVRLKEAIPYDAPDGKPVSLLFVLLVPANATDLHLQILSELAQLFSDKSVREQLATFDEPGQAYKLISTWEPYAGF, from the coding sequence ATGAGCCTGATTTCCAAAATTCTGCCGACGCAAAATGTCTTTCTCGACATGGACGTTGGCAGCAAAAAGCGCGTATTTGAACAAGTCGGCATTCTGTTCGAAAACAGTCACGGCATTGCCCGTAGTGTGATTTTCGATAGCCTGTTCGCGCGTGAAAAGCTCGGCTCGACCGGCCTCGGTCAGGGCGTGGCGATTCCTCACGGCCGGATCAAGGGCCTGAAGGAAGCCACGGGCGCTTTCGTGCGCCTGAAGGAAGCGATTCCCTACGATGCACCCGATGGCAAGCCGGTATCGCTGCTTTTCGTGTTGCTGGTGCCGGCCAACGCTACCGATTTACACCTGCAGATTCTGTCTGAGTTGGCTCAGCTTTTTTCGGACAAATCGGTGCGTGAGCAACTGGCGACGTTCGACGAGCCCGGTCAGGCGTACAAGCTGATTTCCACCTGGGAGCCGTACGCGGGCTTCTGA
- a CDS encoding monovalent cation:proton antiporter family protein: MPVQLSSLLLLLAAAVITVVLCRLVKLPAMLGYLFVGMLIGPHALGLIASSEEATHLAEYGVVFLMFTLGLEFNLAKLKAMRRIVFGLGAAQVGAMVLLVIIGLVLIVRLDWAAGLALGGALAMSSTAMVSKLLADRNELNAAHGQNAIGILLFQDLAVVPLLIMLPVLGQPGEELVSALGIAALKIVVVLFVLLSLGQKLMRPWFNLVAKQHSSELFMLNLLLVTLGIAWLTELSGLSLALGAFLAGMLIAETEYRYQVEDDIRPFRDLLLGLFFVTVGMTLNFSQLATQWWLVLIILVILLPLKIAMIAGLARWFGASAGVSLRTGFALGQGGEFAFVLLTLAASGKLLPEPLMQATTAAIILSMLATPFIVQHSDKLVLRLAASEWMNMAANLHQIAVRTMQSQGHVIVCGYGRSGQSLSRILTEEHIPFFALDLDPEKVRDAAAAGESVVYGDAAKREVLMAAGLMRARALVVSYADTHSAMKILELAHQIRPELPVIVRTYDETDIDKLKNAGAAEVVAEILEGSLMLASHTLMMLGVPLNTVLKRIRHVREDRYQMFRGFFRGTTEDMEESANLPRLHTIHLSHDASAIGRSLGDIDLAGLHVEVKSVRRKALPPTQPGDELVLQENDVLVLLGEPENLAAAEMVLLQGS; this comes from the coding sequence ATGCCCGTTCAACTTTCCTCCCTGCTGTTGTTGCTCGCCGCCGCGGTGATCACCGTGGTGCTGTGCCGTCTGGTCAAGCTGCCGGCGATGCTTGGCTACCTTTTCGTCGGCATGCTGATCGGCCCGCACGCGCTCGGCCTGATCGCCAGCAGCGAGGAGGCCACGCATCTGGCCGAATACGGCGTGGTGTTCCTGATGTTCACGCTCGGGCTCGAATTCAACCTCGCCAAGCTCAAGGCGATGCGCCGCATCGTGTTCGGCCTTGGCGCGGCGCAGGTCGGCGCGATGGTGCTGCTGGTGATCATCGGCCTGGTCTTGATCGTCCGGCTCGACTGGGCCGCCGGGCTGGCGCTGGGTGGGGCGCTGGCGATGTCGTCGACCGCGATGGTGTCCAAGCTGCTGGCCGACCGCAACGAACTCAACGCCGCACACGGCCAGAACGCCATCGGCATCCTGTTGTTCCAGGATCTCGCGGTCGTACCGCTCTTGATCATGCTGCCGGTGCTGGGCCAGCCCGGCGAAGAACTCGTCAGCGCGCTCGGCATCGCGGCGCTGAAGATCGTCGTCGTGCTGTTCGTCTTGCTCAGCCTGGGCCAGAAGCTGATGCGGCCGTGGTTCAACCTTGTCGCCAAGCAGCATTCGAGCGAGCTGTTCATGCTCAACCTGCTGCTGGTGACGCTCGGCATCGCCTGGCTGACCGAGCTTTCCGGGCTGTCGCTGGCACTCGGTGCCTTTCTCGCCGGCATGCTGATCGCCGAAACCGAATACCGTTATCAGGTCGAAGACGATATCCGCCCCTTTCGCGACCTGCTGCTCGGGCTGTTTTTCGTTACCGTCGGCATGACGCTCAATTTCAGTCAGCTCGCTACCCAGTGGTGGCTGGTATTGATCATTCTGGTGATCCTGCTGCCGCTGAAAATCGCCATGATCGCCGGACTGGCCCGCTGGTTCGGCGCCAGCGCCGGTGTCTCGCTGCGAACCGGCTTCGCACTGGGACAGGGCGGCGAGTTCGCCTTCGTGCTGCTGACGCTGGCCGCCAGCGGCAAACTGCTGCCCGAACCGCTGATGCAGGCGACGACGGCGGCGATCATTCTGTCGATGCTGGCGACGCCGTTCATTGTCCAGCACTCGGACAAACTGGTACTGCGGCTGGCGGCATCCGAGTGGATGAATATGGCCGCCAATCTGCACCAGATCGCGGTACGGACGATGCAAAGCCAGGGGCATGTGATCGTCTGTGGTTACGGCCGTAGCGGCCAAAGCCTGTCGCGAATTCTGACCGAGGAACATATCCCTTTTTTCGCTTTAGACCTTGATCCGGAAAAGGTCCGTGATGCCGCCGCCGCCGGCGAATCGGTCGTCTACGGCGATGCGGCCAAGCGGGAGGTATTGATGGCGGCCGGGCTGATGCGCGCCCGCGCGCTGGTGGTCAGCTATGCCGACACCCATTCGGCGATGAAAATCCTCGAACTGGCGCACCAGATCCGTCCCGAGTTGCCGGTGATCGTGCGCACCTATGATGAAACCGATATCGACAAGCTCAAGAACGCCGGTGCTGCCGAGGTGGTCGCCGAAATCCTCGAAGGCAGCCTGATGCTGGCGTCGCACACGCTGATGATGCTTGGCGTGCCGCTCAATACCGTGCTCAAGCGCATCCGCCACGTGCGGGAGGATCGCTACCAGATGTTCCGCGGCTTCTTCCGCGGCACCACCGAGGACATGGAAGAGAGCGCCAACCTGCCACGCCTGCACACCATCCATCTCAGCCATGACGCCAGCGCCATCGGTCGCAGCCTTGGCGACATTGATCTCGCCGGCCTGCACGTCGAAGTTAAAAGCGTTCGCCGCAAGGCCTTGCCGCCGACCCAGCCGGGCGACGAGCTGGTGCTGCAGGAGAATGATGTACTGGTGCTGCTTGGCGAACCCGAAAACCTTGCGGCTGCGGAAATGGTCTTGCTGCAGGGAAGCTGA